The Elaeis guineensis isolate ETL-2024a chromosome 13, EG11, whole genome shotgun sequence genome includes a region encoding these proteins:
- the LOC105060878 gene encoding polcalcin Cyn d 7, which produces MAIKNGVTTTTRSLDGDMTVEEFKEWLKKFDTNKDGRISREELRKALRSVRVRFSGWKSSRGIRYADTDGDGFIEDGEIDNLVEFAQKSLGLKIVAY; this is translated from the coding sequence ATGGCCATCAAGAACGGCGTGACCACCACCACCCGATCTTTGGACGGGGACATGactgtggaggagttcaaggagtGGCTGAAGAAGTTTGACACCAACAAGGACGGGAGGATAAGCCGGGAAGAGTTGCGGAAGGCCCTCCGCAGTGTCCGCGTGCGGTTCAGTGGCTGGAAGAGCAGCCGTGGGATCCGATATGCCGACACCGATGGCGATGGGTTCATTGAAGATGGGGAGATCGACAACTTGGTGGAATTCGCCCAGAAGAGCTTGGGTTTGAAGATTGTGGCCTATTAG